In one Halosimplex halophilum genomic region, the following are encoded:
- a CDS encoding acyl-CoA carboxylase subunit beta, translating into MSEEASEDATGSDASDGTAEKPDGTGGEADNTDEETALEELRRRREESRVGGGEDRIERQHSRGKMTAHERVEYLLDDGTFTEIDPFVEHRATSFGMDEKEFPGDAVVTGYGDVNGRKVFVFAHDFTVLGGSVGEVVADKICKVMDRAVDAGVPVIGLNDSGGARIQEGVDSLVGFAKIFQRNTKASGMIPQISAIMGPCAGGATYSPALTDFTFMVQDTSHMFITGPDVIETVTGEQVSKEELGGAGSHSTKSGVAHFACEDEEAALDDIRRLLSYLPQNNMEDPPRVASWDDPDRELDGITDIVPEAPRKPYDMTRVIDRVVDEDSFFEVHENWARNVVVGYARMDGRVVGIVANQPRVSAGTLDIDASEKAARFIRTCDSFNVPIVSLVDVPGFMPGTDQEHNGIIRRGAKLIYAYAEATVPLLSVVVRKAYGGAYIVMSSKFLGSDVNYAWPGSEMAVLGPRGAVNILYRDELQEADDTDAKRQELMDEFREEFAHPYGPARRGYLDDVIEPKDTRKRLISDLEMLERKREDSPPKDHGNIPL; encoded by the coding sequence ATGAGCGAAGAAGCGAGCGAGGACGCGACAGGTTCGGACGCATCGGACGGCACAGCCGAGAAACCGGACGGCACTGGCGGGGAGGCCGACAACACCGACGAGGAGACTGCCCTGGAGGAGCTCCGGCGGCGCCGCGAGGAGTCCCGGGTCGGCGGCGGCGAGGACCGCATCGAGCGCCAGCACTCGCGGGGCAAGATGACCGCCCACGAGCGCGTGGAGTACCTGCTCGACGACGGCACGTTCACCGAGATCGACCCGTTCGTCGAGCACCGCGCCACGTCGTTCGGGATGGACGAGAAGGAGTTCCCCGGCGACGCCGTGGTGACGGGCTACGGCGACGTGAACGGCCGGAAGGTGTTCGTCTTCGCCCACGACTTCACCGTCCTCGGCGGTTCGGTCGGCGAGGTCGTCGCCGACAAGATCTGCAAGGTGATGGACCGGGCGGTCGACGCCGGCGTCCCCGTGATAGGGCTCAACGACTCCGGCGGCGCGCGCATCCAGGAGGGCGTCGACTCGCTGGTCGGGTTCGCCAAGATCTTCCAGCGCAACACCAAGGCGTCGGGGATGATCCCCCAGATCTCGGCGATCATGGGGCCCTGCGCGGGCGGCGCGACCTACTCGCCGGCGCTGACCGACTTCACGTTCATGGTCCAGGACACCTCCCACATGTTCATCACCGGGCCGGACGTGATCGAGACGGTCACCGGCGAGCAGGTCTCGAAGGAGGAACTCGGCGGCGCCGGCTCCCACTCCACGAAGTCGGGCGTCGCCCACTTCGCCTGCGAGGACGAGGAGGCGGCGCTGGACGACATCCGGCGCCTGCTCTCGTACCTCCCGCAGAACAACATGGAGGACCCGCCGCGCGTGGCGTCGTGGGATGACCCCGACCGGGAACTCGACGGGATCACGGACATCGTGCCGGAGGCCCCGCGCAAGCCCTACGACATGACGCGGGTCATCGACCGCGTGGTCGACGAGGACTCCTTCTTCGAGGTCCACGAGAACTGGGCGCGCAACGTCGTCGTAGGCTACGCCCGCATGGACGGGCGCGTCGTCGGGATCGTCGCCAACCAGCCACGCGTCAGCGCGGGGACCCTGGACATCGACGCCTCGGAGAAGGCCGCACGCTTTATCCGGACCTGCGACTCGTTCAACGTCCCGATCGTCTCGCTGGTCGACGTGCCCGGGTTCATGCCCGGGACAGATCAGGAGCACAACGGGATCATCCGCCGGGGCGCGAAGCTCATCTACGCCTACGCCGAGGCGACCGTGCCGCTGCTGTCGGTGGTCGTCCGGAAGGCCTACGGCGGCGCCTACATCGTCATGTCCTCGAAGTTCCTCGGGTCGGACGTGAACTACGCCTGGCCGGGCTCGGAGATGGCGGTGCTCGGCCCGCGCGGCGCGGTCAACATCCTCTACCGCGACGAACTGCAGGAGGCCGACGACACGGACGCGAAGCGCCAGGAGCTGATGGACGAGTTCCGCGAGGAGTTCGCCCACCCCTACGGGCCCGCCAGGCGGGGCTATCTCGACGACGTGATCGAACCGAAGGACACGCGCAAGCGCCTGATCAGCGACCTGGAGATGCTGGAGCGCAAGCGCGAGGACAGCCCGCCGAAAGACCACGGCAACATCCCACTGTAA
- the fabG gene encoding 3-oxoacyl-[acyl-carrier-protein] reductase, with product MNLDGQTCLVTGSSRGIGRGIAEDLADRGADVVVNYRSSAAEAEAVVESIEEAGGTAIAAQADVSDFDEVQAMREEVVDAFGPVDVLVNNAGITVDKKFEHMTRDDWDAVIDVNLGGVYNCTKTFFDDIKESRHGRLINISSVVGQQGNYGQANYATTKSGLFGFTRTLALEMASSGSTANCIAPGFVETDMLEEVPERVQEKILREIPLDRFATVEDICGIVSFVASEESSYMTGQVIGVNGGMEW from the coding sequence GTGAACCTGGACGGGCAGACCTGTCTGGTCACGGGGAGTTCCCGCGGCATCGGACGGGGGATCGCCGAGGACCTCGCCGACCGCGGCGCGGACGTGGTGGTCAACTACCGCTCGTCGGCGGCGGAGGCCGAGGCGGTCGTCGAGTCCATCGAGGAAGCGGGGGGCACGGCGATCGCCGCACAGGCCGACGTGTCGGACTTTGACGAGGTCCAGGCGATGCGCGAGGAGGTCGTCGACGCCTTCGGGCCGGTCGACGTGCTCGTCAACAACGCCGGGATCACCGTCGATAAGAAGTTCGAGCACATGACCCGCGATGACTGGGACGCCGTCATCGACGTGAACCTCGGCGGCGTCTACAACTGCACCAAGACGTTCTTCGACGACATCAAGGAGAGCCGGCACGGCCGGCTCATCAACATCTCGTCGGTCGTCGGCCAGCAGGGCAACTACGGGCAGGCCAACTACGCGACGACGAAGTCGGGGCTGTTCGGGTTCACCCGGACGCTCGCACTTGAGATGGCCTCCTCCGGCTCGACCGCCAACTGCATCGCGCCGGGGTTCGTCGAGACGGACATGCTGGAGGAGGTGCCCGAGCGCGTCCAGGAGAAGATCCTGCGGGAGATCCCCCTCGACCGGTTCGCCACCGTCGAGGACATCTGCGGGATCGTCTCCTTCGTCGCCAGCGAGGAGTCCAGCTACATGACCGGCCAGGTGATCGGTGTCAACGGCGGCATGGAGTGGTGA
- a CDS encoding helix-turn-helix transcriptional regulator: MSSDSIVEYVLGSSVRTDVLLAVVAEGRSIGELIDAVEASESAVYNAVGDLERKGLVRSLEAGWAATGSGQLVADLLEQQGNLCRLLADDYWREHDVAALPRRFRLRLTELADAEVVRAPDSDPHAVVREVCDRVERAGTDVDIVTPIYQAEYESVMPDATDARLIVDRTVALDALERIDSPEEADQWAETPVRVLDLDVGIGVTDSEIMLSLPTIDGQWDSRTEVIAEDDRAMEWGRDLFEHYWDRATPNDEFVAEHF; this comes from the coding sequence GTGAGTTCCGACTCCATCGTCGAGTACGTGCTCGGCTCGTCGGTTCGGACGGACGTGTTGCTCGCCGTCGTCGCCGAGGGTCGGTCGATCGGGGAGCTCATCGACGCGGTCGAGGCGAGCGAGTCGGCGGTGTACAACGCCGTCGGCGACCTCGAACGCAAGGGGCTGGTGCGCTCGCTGGAGGCCGGGTGGGCGGCGACGGGGAGCGGGCAACTGGTCGCGGACCTGCTCGAACAGCAGGGCAACCTCTGTCGGCTGCTCGCCGACGACTACTGGCGCGAGCACGACGTGGCCGCGCTCCCGCGGCGGTTCCGGCTCCGGCTGACCGAGCTCGCCGACGCCGAGGTGGTCCGCGCGCCCGACTCCGACCCCCACGCCGTCGTCAGGGAGGTCTGCGACCGGGTCGAACGGGCCGGGACGGACGTGGACATCGTGACGCCGATCTATCAGGCCGAGTACGAGTCCGTCATGCCGGACGCCACCGACGCGCGCCTGATCGTCGACAGGACTGTCGCCCTCGACGCGCTCGAACGGATCGACTCGCCCGAAGAGGCCGACCAGTGGGCGGAGACGCCCGTGCGCGTCCTCGACCTCGACGTGGGCATCGGCGTCACCGACTCGGAGATCATGCTCTCGCTGCCGACTATCGACGGCCAGTGGGACTCCCGGACCGAGGTGATCGCAGAGGACGACCGCGCGATGGAGTGGGGGCGGGACCTGTTCGAACACTACTGGGACCGCGCGACGCCCAACGACGAGTTCGTCGCCGAACACTTCTAG